The Nymphaea colorata isolate Beijing-Zhang1983 chromosome 5, ASM883128v2, whole genome shotgun sequence DNA segment ATCTGCAGTAAATGACCTACTGGAGAAAAAACCAAGCATGCTTGTGTTTTTGGAGCAGGGAACGGGGCAGGATTTGGGTTGGGATGGGTAAGACAGTAAGTTGAAGAACAAATTTACAAAGGAACTTGCGGAAAACATCTCTGTGATTTAGGGAACCGACAAGGCCTTGCAGCGGCTTCCCTGCTTTTATACGATGCGTATGTGCCTTTGGTATATGACTGTATGTTTATCAGTCATACTATTTTGTGCTCTTTTCTGATACTAATGTTGTTTTTAGAGAAGTATGTTTGTGGCAATCATGAAAAATCCTGCATGTCtgttttttaaacatttttttcgtGTAATTATTTCTTCTGACCTTCCAATCGTATgtgtgttctttttttattaactttaaGGCTGATAGAAAACTTGCGACAAACTAATACTCCCAATTTTTCTCGCGAAAATGAGTTTGCAGCAGTTTTTGGGTATTACATATTGTTCACGTCTTTTGAAACCATAActacatttcatttttattcaacTTCTTTAATACAATATCTTCCAGAAACCATATTGTACCTATATTTGGTTTATGAACCTTAATGTACTTCTATTGTATTTTGCTTTCTTCTGCAAATGAATCCATAATCTGCTTCATATTTTTATCAGAAACTTTGTCAGTCCAAATTTACAAGGCCATTTACTGTTGCATCTAGGGGTTTGTCCTCtaaatgtttttgtttgtctATTTGCTTGAAAATTGCAAACTGATGCATGTCTTTTTCCAGTTTGATTAGTGGGTTTTTCCATAAGTTTTGCGTTAGCCACATTCTCCCATAGAAAGGGTATAATTTATCCAAAAAtgacgatttttttttcatgcctaCACAGCAGACTTGAACAGGAGAAAGCATGTCAGATGTGAAGGATTTTGATACCAATAAACAAGAATCTACAAACATTGATGTAgataagaaagagaatgatTGTGCAAGCACCGAAATAAATGAGGTATATTGGTTATAACGTTATAGCATTGAGGCAAAATGTCACTCTTAATTCATGATATCAGTTTTGTTTTACCCCAATGAAATTACTTTGCATATAAGGTAGACTAAGAATCCTTTTTGTAGGAAGAGATAATCAAGAAGAAATATGGAGGAATTTTACCCAAGAAACCTCCATTGATATCCAAGGTACTTTATGGTCGATTATTTGGAGATACTATCttgttatgaattttttttgtccttgttcTCACTATTTGTTTTCTGTTGGTTAGTTTTTCATCTACTGCAACAAGTTTGATTGATTCATTCTCTGAAAGCCAGGACCATGAACATGCATTTTTTGATTCAGCTGATCGGGCATTAGGAAAGGTATCATCTCTGTTAATATTATATGTCGTAAACATCTTAATGATAATTATTTTTGTCTAATGTTCTCAAATGACAGCAAGGGGCACAAGAAGATCACAAAAAGGGACCACTCGAAGCTCTTCGGCCAAAATTGCAGGTGTGCATGTAAAACTTTTATTCAGTAGTACATTTTTTTAGTCTTGCCATTTGGTAATAAACTAGTTTCTGTTTTCTAGAGAACAGTGCTTACTGCAAGCAATaaatgtttcaactttcaaccaaGTTTGCTAAATTAAGCTCTGATTTAATAGAATGGCAAGGATTATGACACAAGGATAGGATACTTATCAAACAGCACAGATCCATTTGCATACTATCTTTTTAGTAAATGATGGGTGCTATGGATGCCAAGTGAGAATCTGGGCAAAAAGTGATTTCACTTAGAGTTCATGCAGAACCAGGAGTCCAAGAGATTAGCACACTTTTACACCAAATGTTCTTGAGTTATGTATGTTCTTTGACAGTAAGCATGCAGCTCATCTACTTGCAACACTTTCAGAAGTTTAGGTTTTGTAGCAGCATATGATCAGAACATATGCTACACAATTTATGAGGATCCCATTTCTACAAATGAGAGTTTGATTAGCACTTACTTTTCACTATGTATGGTGCAACAGAATCTGTGCTACTAAACTTTATAATCTGTCTGCTTCTGTTAATGAGAATGTGATTAGCATTTTACTGTTTTACTTCTCAATGTGTGTGCCGAGGGGACGTTTATATTATTTTTGGGAACTAAAAATTAGGCATG contains these protein-coding regions:
- the LOC116255171 gene encoding uncharacterized protein LOC116255171 — translated: MSDVKDFDTNKQESTNIDVDKKENDCASTEINEEEIIKKKYGGILPKKPPLISKDHEHAFFDSADRALGKQGAQEDHKKGPLEALRPKLQPTPQEVRSRRSAYAPTDGEGKFFR